Proteins co-encoded in one Symmachiella macrocystis genomic window:
- a CDS encoding TFIIB-type zinc ribbon-containing protein has translation MSEKRDKRMVDPLFTTLCQPIFCCPLEDIMHCPSCGTALERSLFHGVTIDNCTKCDGMWFDPDELRTALYRATSPAVAGQKTISSTMPLPCPKCLTEMPAVEYAYHSGIVINRCSRCLGAWLSYSQFDQITQYRVGTLAVNRLAANHIDIIKDANRWQFGRDLLHSRFLSSFVAALYLVTAFVWGTPEITLNLVRFLLLPLVCIWYADGLGNLTGISLGLGRPVITEKTPGDFVAIGGWLLMLCPAFVALVAW, from the coding sequence ATGTCTGAGAAGAGGGACAAACGGATGGTTGATCCTCTCTTTACGACACTTTGTCAGCCAATATTCTGTTGTCCGCTCGAAGATATCATGCATTGCCCATCCTGCGGAACTGCGTTGGAACGCTCGTTGTTTCATGGAGTAACCATCGACAATTGCACCAAATGCGACGGAATGTGGTTCGACCCTGACGAACTTCGCACTGCCCTCTACAGGGCGACCTCGCCAGCGGTAGCTGGACAAAAAACAATATCCAGCACAATGCCCCTGCCCTGCCCAAAATGTCTGACTGAGATGCCTGCCGTTGAATACGCTTACCACTCGGGAATCGTGATCAACCGCTGCAGTCGCTGTTTGGGAGCCTGGCTTTCATACAGTCAATTTGATCAGATTACGCAATATCGTGTGGGCACCCTGGCCGTCAATCGACTGGCAGCGAACCACATCGATATCATCAAAGACGCCAACCGATGGCAGTTCGGCCGCGATCTACTCCACTCCCGTTTTCTTTCTAGTTTTGTCGCCGCCCTGTACTTGGTGACCGCGTTCGTTTGGGGCACCCCTGAGATCACGCTGAATTTGGTCCGCTTCTTGCTATTACCACTCGTGTGCATTTGGTACGCAGATGGGCTTGGCAACCTCACTGGCATTTCATTAGGCCTTGGGCGGCCAGTCATCACTGAGAAGACGCCCGGCGACTTTGTTGCAATTGGAGGCTGGCTCTTGATGCTTTGTCCTGCCTTTGTGGCTCTTGTTGCTTGGTAA
- a CDS encoding ZIP family metal transporter: protein MTLIKWFYFVAIFLCVVAGGIAPFAQPMTARKSAGLPKGEAFTSGVFLALALTMMLPSAYSVFHQALPGIEYPVASVIAVATFLILLATEHLLSHLADDSLPSPDEVRTPAIIPIMLTAMIALPSFFLGAALGISDRFAAFLIFIAVILHKGTAAFALALTTVRSTLTRKQGILLLTCFALTTPMGIVAGELAGKYMSGNALLIKAVVLSLGAGAFLYMGTLHELKRAPLIEHCCKLSCFLWMLAGLLITAAVRWIVGEAHSL, encoded by the coding sequence TTGACTTTAATCAAGTGGTTTTACTTTGTCGCAATCTTCCTTTGCGTTGTTGCGGGCGGTATCGCACCGTTCGCACAACCAATGACGGCACGAAAATCCGCCGGACTCCCGAAGGGGGAAGCGTTTACATCCGGAGTTTTCCTGGCTCTTGCGTTGACGATGATGCTGCCGTCGGCGTATTCGGTGTTTCACCAGGCACTGCCCGGAATCGAGTACCCCGTCGCGTCCGTGATCGCGGTTGCCACTTTCTTAATCTTGCTGGCTACAGAGCACCTTCTGAGCCATCTTGCTGATGACTCGCTTCCCAGTCCGGACGAAGTTCGCACTCCTGCGATCATTCCCATCATGCTGACTGCAATGATTGCATTGCCTTCATTCTTTCTCGGTGCGGCTTTGGGAATCAGTGATCGATTTGCGGCTTTTCTGATCTTCATTGCAGTAATTTTGCACAAAGGCACAGCGGCTTTTGCTTTGGCGTTGACGACGGTCCGTAGTACGTTGACGCGAAAACAGGGGATCCTTCTGCTGACGTGTTTCGCACTGACCACGCCTATGGGAATCGTGGCAGGTGAGTTAGCCGGGAAGTACATGAGCGGTAACGCGCTTCTGATTAAAGCCGTCGTTCTGTCGCTTGGTGCGGGGGCATTTCTCTATATGGGGACCCTGCACGAATTGAAGCGAGCACCTCTGATCGAGCACTGCTGCAAACTCAGTTGTTTTCTGTGGATGCTCGCCGGGCTGCTGATCACCGCGGCGGTAAGGTGGATTGTCGGCGAAGCCCACAGTCTGTAA
- a CDS encoding DUF1501 domain-containing protein — protein sequence MLRILGSKKRLCRGLNRRDVLNIGSCGLGALTLSQLLGEPTAQAKAAAHTATFGQAKRVILLYLAGAASQLETFDPKPDAAAEVRGEHKAIQAAIPGVRISEHLPQIARIMDRMTLIRSMSHDNNNHSNVFTLTGHPAVDFQSETHPLDTRHHPFFGSVLDYLAERRSPDALSPGIPRNLALPFRFSKFNPLFQRSGPYGGFLGRGYDPVYTEFDGEAKREVERVGIFGVSNSKEKDPFVSVKPGLKFAVSGAAQQHPGLTLDRLNRRKSLLGQLESQQRTFEDSQAIASLSRHQQMAWSLLRSQEIREALDISREPMSRRERYGMNLFGQAVLAGRRLLEAGGRVVSIFWDEYKVVNTAWDTHFNLYKRLNDELLPGLDSALSALIIDLEERGLLDETLVLVLTEHGRTPKIIERAKTPGRDHWSNAYCNLLSGAGLNPGQVLGSSDSQAAYVQSNPISPMDVLATMYHLVGIDEHTTIPGRADRPMPLVANGRVLHEILNG from the coding sequence AACCGGCGTGATGTGTTGAACATCGGCTCCTGCGGCCTAGGAGCGTTGACGCTCTCGCAACTCCTGGGAGAACCCACTGCGCAAGCCAAAGCGGCAGCACACACAGCAACCTTCGGGCAGGCAAAGCGAGTCATCCTGTTGTATCTGGCCGGAGCGGCTTCACAGCTGGAAACATTCGATCCCAAACCAGACGCCGCTGCTGAAGTCCGCGGGGAGCACAAAGCGATTCAGGCAGCGATCCCCGGCGTCCGCATCAGCGAGCATCTCCCCCAAATTGCTCGCATCATGGACCGCATGACGTTGATTCGATCGATGTCGCATGACAACAATAATCACTCAAATGTCTTTACGCTGACAGGGCATCCTGCCGTGGATTTCCAGAGTGAGACGCACCCGTTGGATACGCGGCATCATCCCTTCTTTGGAAGTGTTCTGGATTATTTGGCAGAACGCCGGTCGCCGGACGCACTCTCACCTGGGATCCCGCGAAATCTTGCTTTGCCATTTCGGTTCAGCAAATTCAATCCCCTGTTTCAACGTTCAGGGCCTTATGGTGGTTTTCTTGGTCGGGGATATGACCCTGTTTATACTGAATTCGATGGAGAGGCTAAACGTGAGGTTGAACGTGTCGGGATCTTCGGTGTCAGTAATTCGAAAGAGAAGGACCCGTTCGTCAGCGTAAAACCAGGATTAAAGTTTGCCGTTTCCGGTGCGGCACAACAACACCCCGGACTGACTCTTGACCGGCTCAACAGGCGGAAGTCGCTGTTAGGTCAACTGGAGTCGCAACAGCGCACTTTTGAGGATTCGCAAGCCATCGCCAGTCTGAGCCGTCATCAACAAATGGCTTGGTCACTATTGCGGTCACAGGAGATTCGCGAAGCACTCGATATTTCGCGCGAACCGATGTCTCGTCGCGAACGCTACGGCATGAACCTGTTCGGCCAAGCTGTTCTTGCAGGACGACGGTTGTTAGAAGCCGGTGGACGCGTTGTTTCAATTTTCTGGGACGAATATAAAGTCGTCAACACGGCATGGGACACACACTTCAATCTCTATAAGCGTCTAAATGACGAATTGCTGCCCGGCCTGGATAGCGCTCTGAGTGCATTGATTATCGACTTAGAGGAACGGGGGCTGCTTGATGAAACCTTGGTTTTAGTCCTGACGGAACATGGCCGCACTCCAAAAATTATCGAACGTGCTAAGACACCGGGTCGCGATCATTGGTCGAACGCTTATTGTAATCTGCTTTCCGGCGCCGGATTGAATCCGGGGCAAGTTCTGGGAAGCAGTGACTCACAGGCAGCCTATGTTCAAAGCAATCCAATCAGCCCAATGGATGTCTTGGCCACGATGTACCACCTTGTCGGCATCGATGAGCACACCACGATTCCTGGCCGTGCCGACCGCCCCATGCCGCTCGTCGCCAACGGCCGCGTGCTCCACGAAATCCTGAACGGCTGA
- a CDS encoding alpha/beta hydrolase fold domain-containing protein yields MIICDSTETTRFARWLLLGSLCLASCFTSSATVQAQSKPKPQSHEPMHRLTWAEYEATLRYWKKTHPSWVTLQSRGISGQNMPVYLLKITDSSVPDTDKQICLVTTLHCGPERSGSSGALSLVDWMLSDDPLAAETRRRQIVLIMPVVNPLALFYTDLWRNENGVEPYVGMDRDGKAWDVKNLTFRRPEEAPEVMAVLSVVDEYQPEVHVDLHGVGLQEYGPDELGTRRMYQGQIMTEITGSAYSNYALRPWDWRVTEAMIEAGKAAGFPSDRFEADAQRTFWGNELAPLGKKLWHGMPKFYTQHYSYAKYHTMIATQEVAWEQSIVERTKGLFRIGNQVWNDERQPSYPVNRMKHFVGHFVAAYGNTASERRKSRVELWSKQSNLALGFMYPQTIGRESLVCATTAAAKRAVAANGLRELQINLHDLFGENAKNIRKFIDAGPELKLAMEIPSARLMEAKEEDDVSFENGVSFRLRLPYRKPTQLQVQLNGQILKESPTDGYESWFADGFTQVHVNVPPAKARQTELYFITCSYTPDEVRRTGWMPPAAVQKQLATATADATPANFTDLSYGEHFRQSMDVWLADSKTPTPLVFYLHGGGWAAQDKSDIHQHLDVRKLLDAGISVASVNYRLLQDANAADVKPPVQWPLEDAARALQFVRSQADRWNIDKKRIAACGVSAGGCSSLWLALHDDMAKPDSDDPIARESTRLICAAGKAPQTSLDPRQLVEWIPNSEYGGRAFGFSGQSRPESFAPFLAARDSILSQIQRFSPIEHADKNDPPLFMEFPAQDEVPVAGERQSDPTHSAVSGLMLQRKLEGLGGKVELRYKSDGKTGSATMQEFLMQQLQSNQ; encoded by the coding sequence ATGATCATCTGCGACTCCACAGAAACAACTCGATTTGCCCGTTGGCTGTTGCTGGGAAGCCTTTGTCTGGCCAGTTGTTTTACTTCATCGGCGACCGTTCAGGCACAGTCGAAACCGAAACCGCAGTCGCATGAGCCGATGCATCGCCTGACATGGGCGGAATATGAAGCGACTTTGCGGTATTGGAAGAAAACTCACCCAAGTTGGGTGACGTTGCAGTCGCGCGGCATCAGCGGTCAGAACATGCCGGTCTATTTGCTGAAGATCACCGATTCCTCAGTGCCCGATACCGACAAACAGATCTGTCTGGTCACCACGTTGCATTGCGGACCCGAACGGTCAGGATCGTCCGGAGCACTATCGCTGGTCGACTGGATGCTAAGCGACGACCCGTTGGCAGCAGAGACGCGCCGCCGACAGATTGTGCTCATCATGCCTGTCGTGAATCCGCTGGCATTGTTTTACACAGATCTTTGGCGCAACGAAAACGGTGTTGAGCCCTATGTGGGAATGGACCGTGACGGCAAGGCTTGGGATGTGAAAAACCTCACGTTTCGCCGGCCGGAGGAAGCTCCCGAAGTCATGGCTGTGCTGTCTGTTGTCGACGAATATCAGCCGGAGGTTCATGTCGACCTTCATGGAGTCGGACTTCAGGAATATGGTCCGGATGAGCTGGGCACGCGCCGCATGTATCAGGGCCAGATCATGACCGAGATCACCGGCAGCGCCTATTCCAATTATGCATTGCGCCCTTGGGATTGGCGGGTGACCGAAGCGATGATCGAAGCGGGCAAAGCAGCCGGATTTCCTTCGGATCGATTTGAAGCAGATGCACAACGTACCTTCTGGGGAAACGAACTGGCGCCACTGGGGAAGAAGCTGTGGCATGGCATGCCCAAGTTCTATACACAACATTATTCATACGCCAAATACCACACCATGATCGCGACTCAAGAAGTGGCGTGGGAACAAAGCATCGTCGAACGAACCAAAGGACTGTTTCGCATCGGCAATCAAGTCTGGAACGACGAACGACAGCCCAGCTATCCTGTCAATCGCATGAAACATTTCGTCGGGCACTTTGTTGCAGCCTACGGGAACACCGCCAGCGAACGCCGCAAAAGCCGCGTGGAGCTGTGGTCAAAGCAAAGCAATCTGGCCCTTGGGTTCATGTATCCTCAGACGATTGGTCGTGAAAGCCTGGTTTGTGCAACGACGGCAGCGGCAAAGCGCGCCGTTGCAGCTAACGGACTTCGCGAACTGCAGATTAACCTGCACGATCTGTTTGGTGAGAACGCGAAAAACATCAGAAAGTTCATCGATGCCGGGCCGGAACTGAAGCTGGCAATGGAAATTCCGAGTGCCCGATTGATGGAAGCCAAGGAGGAGGACGACGTCTCGTTCGAAAACGGCGTCAGCTTCCGCCTACGGCTTCCCTATCGCAAGCCGACTCAGCTTCAGGTGCAGCTCAATGGACAGATCTTGAAGGAAAGCCCCACGGATGGATACGAAAGTTGGTTCGCCGATGGATTTACCCAGGTTCACGTGAATGTTCCTCCGGCCAAGGCTCGTCAAACGGAACTCTACTTCATCACCTGTTCCTACACCCCGGATGAAGTTCGCCGCACTGGCTGGATGCCGCCGGCCGCGGTGCAAAAACAATTGGCCACGGCAACCGCCGATGCCACTCCGGCCAACTTCACCGACCTTTCGTATGGCGAACACTTTCGGCAATCCATGGATGTCTGGCTGGCCGATTCGAAGACACCCACGCCCCTTGTGTTCTATCTGCACGGTGGAGGCTGGGCCGCTCAGGACAAGTCGGACATTCACCAACACCTGGATGTACGCAAGTTATTGGATGCGGGGATCTCCGTTGCTTCGGTGAACTATCGCCTACTGCAGGATGCCAATGCGGCGGATGTGAAGCCACCGGTGCAATGGCCGTTGGAAGACGCTGCGCGGGCACTCCAGTTCGTCCGTTCCCAGGCCGATCGTTGGAACATCGATAAAAAGCGAATTGCAGCCTGCGGAGTCAGCGCGGGTGGATGTTCGTCGCTGTGGCTGGCTCTGCACGACGATATGGCCAAGCCGGATAGTGACGATCCCATTGCCCGCGAATCCACACGGCTGATTTGTGCCGCCGGCAAGGCGCCGCAAACTTCACTCGACCCCCGGCAACTGGTCGAATGGATTCCAAACTCCGAGTACGGCGGTCGAGCATTCGGGTTCTCCGGTCAGTCACGCCCAGAGTCATTCGCACCCTTCCTGGCAGCTCGCGATTCGATCCTCTCGCAGATCCAGCGTTTTTCACCCATCGAGCATGCCGACAAAAACGACCCGCCGCTGTTCATGGAATTTCCCGCTCAAGACGAAGTCCCCGTTGCCGGTGAACGACAATCCGACCCCACGCACTCCGCTGTGTCTGGATTGATGCTGCAGCGAAAGCTAGAGGGACTGGGAGGCAAGGTCGAACTGCGTTACAAGAGCGATGGAAAAACCGGCAGCGCCACGATGCAGGAATTTCTCATGCAGCAGCTACAGTCGAACCAATAA
- a CDS encoding phosphate ABC transporter substrate-binding protein yields MRLFFRIAGLLALLSSVGICDEPQQQPQQQKQTPTAVRSALEQDIVGLWMMGQSLCEGAESLPLVTATDSGWGNLMFQRGVRTWAVRQHCLDPEKRPGDQFRFVPLAATKSGGLGETIANGMADHLKSLLNATAPRGTEKPTQGPHFLVTYAGQGGRMIDELSSVDQSNDARTPKNRQHGGGYYKTSLDDARRAKIQAEALGKTFSIAALIWMQGEANGGPTGGINPSRWDQELNRPHGQEWYRDRLIDYRKQWSHDLQLITEQVRDIPMFTYQTQGPAGEAQLLAADRDAHITMVGPHYMIPSAVNSRYADRYGDPIHMSADGERWYGEQVAKVIHRVLIEGEPWQPLRPRKAWIDSDRTNIRVEFQVPRPPLVLDQTFLPRQEYPLAGGYHSLYGFQIRDSARAVLGIEDVKVESPTRIRIQLTAPVKAETRCTLSYGLPYAGQIGKISDIRKGPVVAEQATTELLIDGNIGPQLKPLIAAGAFYVSNMLSGDAHARAPIRFVHQKEGVTLLRFEDRELRNNTPFTVGQTLTTLRSFSYGNLRDSDPEKAIYRFADSEYGTRAWQAYPLWNWCVLFKQLPITDKIE; encoded by the coding sequence ATGAGGCTTTTTTTCCGAATCGCAGGACTTCTGGCCCTTCTGTCGAGCGTCGGCATCTGCGACGAGCCGCAGCAGCAGCCCCAACAACAGAAACAAACACCGACCGCTGTTCGTTCAGCTTTAGAACAGGACATCGTTGGCTTGTGGATGATGGGGCAATCACTGTGTGAAGGGGCCGAATCTCTGCCACTTGTGACGGCGACTGACTCCGGTTGGGGCAACTTGATGTTCCAGCGCGGGGTCCGCACCTGGGCCGTGCGTCAGCATTGTTTGGACCCGGAGAAACGGCCCGGCGACCAGTTTCGTTTCGTTCCGCTGGCAGCAACAAAGTCTGGCGGACTAGGCGAAACGATTGCCAATGGAATGGCCGATCATTTGAAGTCTCTCCTGAATGCAACGGCCCCACGAGGCACAGAGAAGCCCACGCAGGGGCCTCACTTTCTTGTGACCTATGCCGGACAGGGTGGACGGATGATCGATGAACTCTCCAGCGTTGATCAGTCAAACGATGCTCGGACTCCGAAAAATCGACAGCATGGCGGCGGTTACTACAAAACCAGTCTCGACGATGCACGCCGCGCTAAGATTCAGGCGGAAGCATTGGGGAAAACATTTTCGATAGCTGCATTGATCTGGATGCAAGGAGAAGCCAATGGGGGGCCCACCGGAGGCATCAACCCCAGTCGCTGGGACCAGGAACTAAATCGCCCCCATGGTCAGGAATGGTACCGCGATCGTCTGATTGACTATCGAAAACAATGGTCGCACGATCTGCAGTTGATCACAGAGCAGGTTCGTGACATCCCCATGTTCACGTACCAAACACAGGGACCGGCGGGCGAAGCTCAATTGTTGGCCGCAGATCGCGACGCTCATATCACCATGGTGGGACCGCACTACATGATTCCCAGCGCCGTCAACAGTCGCTACGCAGACAGGTACGGTGATCCCATTCATATGTCGGCGGACGGCGAACGTTGGTACGGCGAGCAGGTCGCCAAGGTCATTCATCGCGTTCTTATTGAAGGCGAGCCCTGGCAGCCTCTGCGCCCGAGAAAAGCGTGGATTGACTCGGACCGGACCAATATCCGGGTCGAGTTTCAGGTGCCCCGCCCTCCCCTGGTCTTAGATCAAACATTTCTTCCTCGCCAAGAGTATCCGCTGGCCGGTGGATACCATTCACTCTATGGATTCCAAATCCGGGACTCCGCCCGTGCGGTTTTAGGGATTGAAGATGTCAAAGTCGAATCTCCCACGCGCATTCGGATTCAGCTAACGGCCCCCGTGAAAGCCGAGACACGCTGCACGCTGAGCTACGGACTGCCTTATGCCGGTCAAATCGGGAAAATATCCGACATCCGAAAAGGTCCGGTAGTTGCTGAACAAGCAACCACCGAATTGCTGATTGATGGAAACATCGGTCCTCAATTGAAACCACTGATCGCCGCAGGGGCATTCTATGTTTCAAACATGCTGTCCGGCGATGCCCATGCCCGCGCACCGATTCGCTTTGTTCACCAAAAAGAGGGAGTCACCCTGCTCCGCTTCGAGGATCGCGAACTCCGCAACAACACACCCTTTACCGTAGGGCAAACGCTCACCACATTGCGGTCTTTCTCTTACGGAAACCTGAGGGATTCCGATCCGGAGAAGGCAATCTATCGGTTCGCCGACTCAGAGTACGGCACCCGCGCCTGGCAGGCCTATCCTTTGTGGAACTGGTGCGTCCTGTTTAAGCAGCTTCCGATTACAGATAAGATTGAGTGA
- a CDS encoding protein kinase domain-containing protein, producing MTTQHKAIDEIFAEAVDIDSPEERAKYLEEACGENVELKLKVERLVCYHFSAGDLMEQTAAQLLADQNPESSVDNSDIPAKRRLGDFELFREIGRGGMGVVYEAHQISLNRHVALKVLPFTAVLDQRQLERFKTEAQAAAGLHHGNIVPVFHVGQDRAVHYYAMQYIEGQDVSDLIKQLRQISQQDELALPATEDADFSLASNVAMGRFEPVDKTRADVPFVEDDHASDQSARPASKAVAETRTYAALSTKDAANKPEYFRTVAGLGIQAAEALEFAHQNGILHRDIKPSNLMLDAKGKLWITDFGLARIDGEDGLTMTGDVMGTLRYMSPEQASGDNDAVDHRSDVYSLGVTLYEMLSLTPIFPATDRYELLQKRLQDEPASLRQVNHRIPADLVTIIHKAIAKEPAGRYATAQELADDLRRYLNGEPIFARCPSVLTRVSKWAQRNRTLALSFAAAFLGGIVAASAVVLVIQNRDERPVGTDNVSDLGSELNDEHDTTARASSRIPPLEAEAILSGLIPHPRNISGLGRWQIITKRPCVFTNHFWSLDISPDGQCVAFGEGDDVRVYSIPEFELLRIFSGHSNSVIKVAWSPDGSHLASASADNTLRLWEYETGLSRTTLVGHQDRVNAVAWHPNGKLLASGGEDTQVRFWTIDGRPGPILTGHTAGIRDVSWSRQGDMLASASKDGTIRIWDAQGKKKNVINSKLQFMRSVAWSPDGQQLVTTHHGDHSVRLWGIDGTAGPVLRGHGGIVTSASWSPDGKKLLSSSWDGTVHLWNADGTPGPVLDGHNSHVESAAWSPDGQSIIGGGGIAGLRIWELDGSPGTVLKGHPAVGTALWSPSGDRFSVAFGNGESSAVEIWDAGATSSQSLRGLVKDPGSIDWSPNGEQFALVEWGQPGIRIYNRDGTAGSIINTGYPISRALWSPNGRQIAVKMREATDYKARQQVIQLWNLDGTAGPMLPHETIILYGMAWNPDGDQLAAVTYEGILYIWSVDGTSLDRLAIGPLTASVAWKPDGTQLATGSDDGTIRLWSPDGHPQELLKGHEDRANSIAWSPDSQWIASGGRDSHIRLWTAAGKQVAVLKGHHGDLGKLSWHPEHLQFLSCGADGTVRLWDAVTMQPLWISKVMSDGQSLKFSPDGKLLSGDNSLFNREFAYIVEKPNGTIEILTPKAFLIRTQ from the coding sequence ATGACTACTCAGCACAAAGCCATCGATGAAATCTTCGCGGAAGCCGTCGATATTGATTCGCCAGAAGAGCGGGCGAAATACTTAGAAGAGGCGTGCGGCGAAAATGTCGAATTGAAACTGAAGGTGGAGCGTTTGGTTTGCTACCATTTCAGCGCTGGCGATTTGATGGAGCAGACGGCCGCCCAATTGCTAGCGGATCAAAATCCCGAATCATCAGTCGACAATTCCGATATTCCAGCGAAGCGCCGATTGGGGGATTTTGAGCTCTTCCGCGAAATCGGCCGCGGTGGCATGGGCGTGGTGTACGAGGCTCATCAAATCTCCTTAAATCGGCACGTGGCACTGAAGGTGTTGCCGTTTACCGCCGTATTGGATCAGCGGCAGCTCGAACGTTTCAAGACCGAAGCCCAGGCGGCCGCCGGGTTGCACCACGGCAATATTGTTCCAGTGTTTCACGTCGGACAAGACCGGGCGGTCCATTACTACGCGATGCAATACATTGAGGGGCAGGATGTCTCTGACTTGATCAAGCAATTACGGCAAATCTCGCAGCAGGACGAGTTAGCTTTACCGGCCACTGAAGATGCCGATTTCAGTCTCGCTTCGAACGTGGCGATGGGACGCTTTGAGCCGGTAGACAAGACCCGAGCGGATGTCCCTTTCGTGGAGGATGATCATGCGAGCGATCAATCCGCACGCCCAGCTTCAAAAGCCGTGGCCGAAACCCGCACGTACGCGGCACTCTCTACAAAAGATGCCGCAAACAAACCGGAATACTTCCGCACGGTCGCTGGTCTGGGTATTCAAGCAGCCGAGGCTTTGGAGTTCGCCCACCAAAACGGCATCCTGCACCGGGATATCAAGCCTTCAAATCTGATGCTGGACGCGAAGGGGAAGCTCTGGATTACCGACTTCGGTCTCGCCCGCATCGACGGTGAAGATGGGCTGACGATGACCGGCGATGTTATGGGGACACTGCGGTATATGAGCCCCGAACAGGCCAGCGGGGACAACGATGCCGTCGATCACCGCAGCGACGTCTATTCACTGGGCGTGACGTTATACGAGATGCTTTCACTGACACCGATCTTCCCGGCGACGGATCGCTATGAATTGTTACAAAAGCGGCTGCAGGACGAACCGGCGTCATTGCGGCAAGTGAATCACCGGATTCCCGCCGACCTGGTAACGATTATTCACAAGGCGATTGCCAAGGAGCCGGCCGGCCGTTACGCAACAGCTCAGGAACTGGCGGACGATCTGCGGAGATATCTGAACGGCGAGCCGATCTTCGCCCGCTGTCCTTCAGTTTTAACGCGGGTATCAAAATGGGCCCAGCGCAATCGCACGTTGGCGTTGTCGTTCGCCGCTGCCTTTCTTGGCGGCATTGTGGCGGCATCTGCGGTCGTGCTGGTCATTCAGAACCGCGACGAGCGTCCAGTTGGGACTGACAACGTTTCTGACCTAGGTTCCGAACTCAATGATGAACACGATACAACGGCCAGGGCGTCATCGAGGATTCCCCCTCTGGAAGCGGAGGCAATCCTATCCGGGTTGATTCCGCATCCTCGAAACATCAGCGGACTTGGCCGGTGGCAGATCATTACGAAGCGGCCCTGCGTCTTCACCAACCACTTCTGGTCGCTGGACATTAGTCCCGATGGACAGTGCGTGGCATTTGGCGAGGGAGACGATGTCCGTGTCTATTCGATACCAGAGTTCGAACTATTACGTATATTCTCCGGTCATTCGAACTCGGTGATCAAAGTTGCCTGGAGTCCCGATGGCTCACATCTTGCTTCGGCGAGTGCGGATAACACTTTGCGATTATGGGAATATGAAACGGGCCTTTCCCGTACCACACTCGTGGGACATCAGGATCGCGTGAACGCCGTGGCTTGGCATCCAAATGGAAAACTCCTTGCCTCTGGCGGCGAAGATACTCAAGTTCGGTTTTGGACCATCGACGGTCGGCCAGGACCAATTCTCACTGGTCACACCGCTGGAATACGCGATGTTTCGTGGAGCCGGCAGGGAGACATGCTGGCATCAGCCAGTAAAGACGGGACAATTCGAATCTGGGATGCACAAGGCAAGAAGAAAAACGTTATCAATTCTAAGTTGCAATTTATGCGCTCAGTTGCCTGGAGTCCCGATGGACAGCAATTGGTTACGACTCACCACGGTGATCATTCGGTGCGGCTATGGGGCATTGATGGCACAGCTGGACCTGTGCTTCGAGGGCATGGCGGTATTGTGACCTCAGCGAGTTGGAGTCCCGATGGAAAAAAACTGCTTTCCTCTAGCTGGGATGGGACGGTACATCTGTGGAATGCCGATGGGACACCCGGGCCCGTGCTCGATGGGCACAATTCTCACGTAGAAAGCGCAGCATGGAGCCCCGACGGTCAATCGATCATCGGGGGTGGTGGGATTGCTGGACTAAGAATTTGGGAGCTGGATGGCAGTCCTGGGACAGTATTGAAGGGACATCCTGCGGTCGGCACTGCGTTGTGGAGTCCGAGCGGTGATCGATTTTCCGTCGCCTTTGGAAATGGTGAATCATCAGCGGTTGAGATCTGGGATGCCGGCGCAACATCGTCACAAAGCCTCAGGGGTTTAGTGAAAGATCCTGGGTCAATTGACTGGAGTCCGAATGGAGAACAATTTGCCCTGGTCGAATGGGGGCAACCTGGGATTCGAATATATAACCGCGATGGGACTGCCGGCTCCATTATCAACACCGGTTATCCAATCTCCCGTGCTTTGTGGAGCCCGAACGGCCGACAAATTGCTGTGAAGATGCGTGAAGCAACCGATTATAAAGCCCGTCAGCAAGTCATTCAGCTGTGGAATCTAGACGGCACTGCGGGCCCTATGTTGCCCCATGAGACGATAATACTTTACGGCATGGCCTGGAATCCGGACGGTGACCAACTTGCAGCGGTTACTTATGAAGGCATTCTCTACATCTGGTCGGTCGACGGTACATCACTAGACCGGCTCGCCATCGGTCCATTGACCGCATCCGTCGCTTGGAAACCGGATGGAACGCAACTCGCCACTGGCAGCGATGATGGAACGATCCGTTTATGGTCGCCAGACGGACATCCCCAGGAATTACTAAAAGGGCACGAAGATCGTGCCAATTCCATCGCTTGGAGTCCCGATAGCCAATGGATCGCCTCAGGGGGACGTGACAGTCACATTCGCCTTTGGACGGCTGCTGGGAAGCAAGTGGCTGTGCTGAAAGGACATCACGGCGACCTGGGAAAGCTTTCGTGGCACCCGGAACATTTACAATTCCTCTCATGTGGAGCGGACGGCACGGTTCGTCTGTGGGATGCGGTGACAATGCAGCCGTTGTGGATATCGAAGGTCATGTCCGATGGCCAATCTCTCAAATTCAGTCCAGACGGGAAACTCCTTTCCGGGGACAACAGTCTGTTCAATCGCGAGTTCGCCTACATCGTTGAAAAACCGAACGGTACGATTGAGATCCTCACGCCGAAAGCGTTTCTAATTCGAACCCAGTAA